From Demequina lutea, a single genomic window includes:
- a CDS encoding MFS transporter — translation MTHHETQPVRHRRLVDLAPLRTNPAFARLWIGGLISGIGAQMSIVAVGLQIYAMTRSTFAVGLVGGIALLPMVVAGLWGGMIADVLDRRRVLIVAALVGWSSTLGLVALSTWDAVLTSHGHAHAQVWPLYVVTTLNAVAATVSNATRGAVVGRIVPPDMISRATALNGISFGAMLTVGPAVAGVLAASVGLPWTFAADAVLFSAGFIGIWTLPALPRLGERVEAGWGVLTEGLRFLRTAPNIRMSFIVDIVAMTFGRPYVLFPALGATVVGGGPLTVGALTAAGAAGTILTSLFSGPVARVHRHGLAIARAITVFGGFVLLFGVVTLAMGASHHVPAPGWGGIHWTALILLGIALAGMGAADEVSSIFRQSMIIQAAPDEMRGRLQGVFVVVVTGGPRIGDMYVGLFALAAAAWCPPLFGGVMIIGLIALLTRVQRSFRDYDARDPTP, via the coding sequence GTGACGCACCACGAGACCCAGCCGGTCAGGCATCGGCGCCTCGTCGACCTCGCACCTCTGAGGACCAATCCCGCTTTTGCCCGCCTCTGGATTGGTGGGCTGATCTCCGGCATCGGCGCGCAGATGTCCATCGTTGCCGTGGGCCTGCAGATCTATGCAATGACGAGGTCCACCTTTGCGGTGGGTCTCGTGGGCGGGATCGCGCTCTTGCCCATGGTCGTGGCGGGCCTGTGGGGCGGCATGATTGCGGACGTCCTGGACCGGAGGCGCGTGCTGATCGTGGCCGCACTCGTGGGTTGGAGCAGCACCCTGGGCCTCGTCGCGCTGTCGACGTGGGACGCGGTCCTCACGAGCCACGGCCACGCCCATGCGCAGGTCTGGCCGCTGTACGTCGTCACGACCCTCAATGCGGTCGCCGCGACAGTGTCAAACGCGACCCGTGGTGCCGTGGTGGGACGCATCGTGCCGCCGGACATGATCTCTCGCGCGACCGCGCTCAATGGCATTTCGTTCGGCGCAATGCTGACAGTCGGCCCGGCCGTGGCTGGCGTCCTTGCCGCGAGTGTGGGCCTGCCGTGGACCTTCGCTGCCGATGCGGTGCTCTTCAGCGCGGGGTTCATCGGCATCTGGACTTTGCCTGCACTGCCGCGATTGGGGGAGAGGGTCGAAGCGGGATGGGGTGTGCTGACCGAGGGACTCCGGTTTTTGCGGACGGCGCCAAACATTCGCATGAGCTTCATAGTGGACATCGTCGCCATGACGTTCGGGCGGCCCTATGTGCTGTTCCCTGCCCTTGGCGCCACCGTGGTGGGGGGAGGCCCGCTCACCGTGGGTGCGCTGACTGCCGCGGGCGCGGCTGGCACCATCCTCACCAGCCTCTTCTCGGGACCGGTGGCACGCGTGCATCGCCACGGCCTCGCGATTGCCAGGGCGATTACGGTGTTCGGCGGCTTTGTGCTCCTGTTTGGCGTGGTGACGCTCGCGATGGGCGCGAGCCACCACGTGCCGGCACCTGGCTGGGGAGGCATTCACTGGACCGCGCTGATCCTGTTGGGAATCGCGCTCGCAGGCATGGGGGCCGCCGACGAGGTGAGCTCGATCTTCCGCCAATCCATGATCATCCAGGCCGCGCCGGACGAGATGCGTGGCAGGCTGCAGGGCGTCTTCGTCGTGGTGGTGACGGGTGGACCGCGCATCGGCGACATGTACGTCGGGCTGTTTGCTCTCGCCGCCGCCGCGTGGTGCCCCCCGCTATTCGGAGGCGTGATGATTATCGGCCTGATCGCCCTGCTCACTCGCGTGCAACGGTCGTTCAGGGACTACGACGCGCGCGATCCGACGCCATAG
- a CDS encoding chloride channel protein, with amino-acid sequence MIVLAIVVGALAGVGAVAFRWLIKIATHFFTGTADYSDAGHAAHPWLPWMGRFFIVLVPVVGGLVYGPLVHRFAPEARGHGVPEVMYAINKRAGRIPARVALIKALASAITIGAGGSVGREGPIVQIGSAMGSTLARWTKLNESQVRLLVACGAAGGIAATFNAPIAGVFFALELLLANFVARAFAAVVLASVTASVIGRAAFGDVAFLSLPSFTVHSMGEYALYAVLGLLAAVVATAFVKVLYGFEDVADRLWKGPEWLRPAVGGLLLGLLLLVLPQMYGVGYPVLENAVMGKYLVGFLLLLLVGKIIATSLTIAIGGSGGVFAPALFLGATLGAGFGQVAAHAFPGVGINPGAYALVGMGAVFAGASRAPITAVIILFELTGEYSIILPLLLAVVISTMVSTGMSKESVYTAKLMRRGVDISAQPPRPELAGLTVRDFMLPAPKSVGTRMSLQEALRALRISRRPGLPVLTEHGDYVGVITAVGAAAAMGDDDAEAVTVSQLIEWREYVGPDDPIESVLGVLLGEEVYDGIPVLDSEGVVVGWLRRDSVLRRMTAQPVAPEISK; translated from the coding sequence ATGATCGTCCTTGCGATCGTCGTGGGCGCCTTGGCGGGAGTCGGCGCAGTGGCATTCCGCTGGCTCATCAAGATAGCGACCCACTTCTTCACAGGCACCGCCGACTATTCCGACGCCGGCCACGCGGCGCATCCGTGGCTTCCCTGGATGGGCCGATTCTTCATCGTGCTCGTCCCTGTCGTTGGCGGGCTCGTCTACGGACCGCTGGTGCACCGCTTCGCCCCCGAGGCCCGCGGTCACGGTGTGCCCGAGGTCATGTACGCCATCAACAAGCGCGCCGGACGGATTCCCGCCAGGGTGGCGCTCATCAAGGCGCTCGCCTCGGCCATCACGATCGGTGCGGGAGGTTCCGTCGGCCGCGAGGGACCCATCGTCCAGATCGGATCGGCGATGGGCTCCACGCTCGCGCGATGGACCAAACTCAACGAGTCGCAGGTGCGACTCCTGGTGGCGTGCGGCGCCGCCGGTGGCATCGCGGCCACATTCAACGCACCCATCGCGGGCGTGTTCTTCGCCCTTGAATTGTTGCTCGCCAACTTCGTCGCCCGCGCCTTCGCCGCGGTCGTGCTGGCCTCGGTGACGGCCTCCGTGATCGGCCGCGCCGCGTTTGGCGACGTGGCGTTCCTCAGCCTGCCCTCATTCACCGTCCACTCGATGGGCGAATACGCGCTGTATGCGGTACTCGGCCTTCTCGCGGCGGTGGTTGCCACCGCATTCGTCAAGGTGCTCTACGGCTTCGAAGACGTGGCCGACCGCTTGTGGAAGGGCCCGGAGTGGCTTCGCCCCGCGGTGGGTGGGCTGCTCCTGGGACTGCTCCTGCTTGTGCTTCCCCAGATGTACGGCGTGGGCTATCCGGTGCTCGAGAACGCCGTCATGGGCAAGTACCTGGTGGGCTTCCTCCTCCTCCTCCTGGTGGGCAAGATAATCGCCACCTCGCTCACCATCGCGATCGGCGGCTCCGGAGGAGTGTTCGCTCCTGCCCTCTTCCTGGGTGCGACGCTCGGCGCGGGATTCGGTCAAGTTGCCGCGCATGCCTTCCCCGGCGTCGGCATCAACCCCGGCGCGTATGCCCTCGTGGGGATGGGCGCCGTCTTTGCCGGCGCGTCACGCGCACCGATTACCGCCGTCATCATTCTGTTCGAGCTCACCGGCGAGTATTCGATCATCCTGCCGCTGCTGCTCGCCGTCGTGATCTCGACGATGGTCTCGACGGGAATGTCAAAGGAGTCGGTGTACACAGCGAAGCTCATGAGGCGAGGCGTCGACATCTCGGCGCAGCCACCGCGCCCCGAACTGGCGGGACTCACCGTTCGCGACTTTATGCTCCCGGCGCCCAAGTCCGTCGGCACGCGCATGTCGCTGCAGGAAGCGCTACGCGCGCTTCGGATATCGCGGCGGCCAGGGTTGCCGGTGCTCACTGAGCACGGTGACTACGTGGGCGTCATCACCGCGGTAGGCGCAGCGGCGGCAATGGGTGACGACGACGCCGAGGCCGTCACGGTGTCTCAGCTCATCGAGTGGCGCGAATACGTGGGTCCGGACGATCCGATCGAGTCGGTTCTCGGCGTCTTACTGGGTGAGGAGGTCTACGACGGCATCCCTGTGCTCGACTCCGAAGGCGTAGTGGTCGGTTGGCTGCGCCGTGACTCGGTGCTGCGACGCATGACCGCTCAACCCGTGGCACCGGAGATCTCGAAGTAG
- a CDS encoding NADP-dependent oxidoreductase, whose protein sequence is MRAITYSEFGSADVLTLTDIPEPHIGPDVLVIGVKAAGLNPVDYKVRLGYLNPIMDAVFPIVPGWDVAGVVLKTGIDTPEFSVGDEVYAYARKDVLAGGTLAEQVAVPVRTLAHKPRSISFEQAAGVPLTGLTALQSVRRAGVGPGDRVLIHGGAGGVGSFGIQLAALAGATVVATASAHNHDYLASLGATPIEYGDGLVERALEASAGGYDVILDFAGGASLDGTQQLLRDGGRVVSIADARVVELGGVNLWVRPDAAGLAELAELIDAGKLSVEVSQVFDLADTADAYRALEGGHVRGKVVVRI, encoded by the coding sequence ATGCGTGCAATCACCTATAGCGAGTTCGGCTCTGCCGACGTCCTGACCCTCACCGACATCCCCGAGCCCCACATTGGCCCAGACGTCCTCGTCATCGGGGTGAAGGCTGCGGGCCTCAATCCGGTGGACTACAAGGTGCGACTCGGCTACCTGAACCCCATCATGGACGCGGTGTTCCCCATCGTCCCCGGCTGGGACGTCGCGGGCGTCGTACTAAAAACGGGCATCGACACCCCCGAGTTCTCCGTGGGCGACGAGGTCTACGCGTACGCCCGCAAGGACGTGCTTGCCGGCGGCACGCTTGCAGAGCAGGTGGCGGTCCCCGTGCGCACGCTCGCACACAAGCCCCGCTCGATCAGCTTTGAGCAGGCCGCGGGCGTTCCGCTCACGGGCCTCACCGCACTGCAGAGCGTTCGACGCGCCGGTGTCGGCCCCGGCGACCGCGTGCTCATTCACGGCGGCGCGGGCGGAGTGGGCAGCTTTGGCATCCAGCTGGCCGCCCTCGCAGGTGCGACCGTGGTGGCCACCGCATCGGCTCACAATCACGACTACCTCGCCTCGCTTGGGGCCACACCAATCGAGTACGGCGACGGGCTGGTCGAACGCGCGCTCGAGGCTTCCGCTGGCGGCTACGACGTGATCCTCGACTTCGCGGGCGGCGCCTCGTTGGACGGCACACAACAGCTGTTGCGCGACGGCGGGCGCGTGGTGTCGATCGCCGACGCTCGCGTGGTCGAGCTCGGCGGAGTGAACCTGTGGGTGCGCCCCGACGCGGCCGGACTTGCCGAACTGGCCGAGCTCATCGACGCAGGCAAGTTGAGCGTCGAGGTCTCCCAGGTATTCGATCTCGCCGATACGGCCGATGCCTATCGCGCGCTCGAGGGTGGGCACGTGCGTGGCAAGGTAGTAGTGCGCATCTAG
- a CDS encoding SPFH domain-containing protein, whose product MGFIQIVAGAVSGAVGSTAADQFIDFFVPPSNVSDTAVVFPAVMQETNAGRGQNTRASTNIITNGSKIVVPEGYGLLTFQDGGVTGFIAEPGAYQWNSADQNSKSVFTGGGVFSSTLQTSWERFKFGGQPGSQQLAFYVNLKEVPNNKFGTQSAIYWDDAYLNAQAGAITRGTYVIRVVDPILFVKTLVPANYITANAAQFDITQFDNPVSEQLFSEVVGSLAGAFSRYVNDPAQEHRITRIQGDSVGFAQSLASEVEKNYTWTSGRGITITQATLVAIEYDADTQALLSDVRKADALSGGRADSFLKQSIARGVESAGENGGGGTGLAMMGMGMGAIGNLVQPTPATPGVGGVAAPATAAAPDPAVQLTQYKKMLDDGLINDADFDALKKKILGL is encoded by the coding sequence ATGGGGTTCATTCAGATTGTGGCGGGTGCCGTGAGTGGCGCCGTCGGCTCGACCGCGGCGGACCAGTTCATTGACTTCTTTGTGCCGCCAAGCAACGTGTCCGACACGGCAGTCGTCTTCCCCGCGGTGATGCAAGAGACCAACGCGGGTCGAGGACAAAACACTCGCGCGTCGACCAACATCATCACCAACGGCAGCAAGATCGTGGTGCCCGAGGGCTACGGACTGCTGACGTTCCAGGATGGCGGCGTCACCGGTTTCATCGCCGAGCCGGGCGCGTACCAGTGGAACAGCGCCGACCAGAACTCGAAGTCGGTATTCACCGGGGGCGGCGTCTTCAGTTCGACGCTGCAGACGTCATGGGAGCGCTTCAAGTTCGGAGGCCAGCCGGGATCGCAGCAGCTGGCGTTCTACGTGAACCTCAAGGAGGTCCCGAACAACAAGTTCGGCACCCAGAGCGCAATCTATTGGGACGACGCATACCTGAACGCCCAGGCTGGCGCCATCACGCGCGGCACCTACGTCATCCGGGTTGTTGACCCCATCCTGTTCGTCAAGACCCTTGTTCCGGCGAACTACATCACCGCAAACGCGGCCCAATTCGACATCACGCAGTTCGACAACCCCGTCTCCGAGCAGCTGTTCAGCGAAGTGGTGGGGTCGCTCGCCGGCGCATTCTCGCGCTACGTGAATGATCCCGCCCAAGAGCACCGAATCACCCGCATCCAGGGCGACTCCGTCGGCTTCGCACAGTCGCTCGCGAGCGAGGTCGAGAAGAACTACACCTGGACGTCCGGTCGCGGCATCACGATCACGCAGGCGACGCTCGTGGCGATCGAGTACGACGCCGACACTCAGGCGCTCCTCTCCGACGTGCGGAAGGCCGACGCTTTGAGCGGCGGCCGTGCCGATTCGTTCCTCAAGCAGTCAATCGCCCGCGGCGTCGAGAGCGCAGGCGAAAACGGCGGCGGCGGCACGGGGCTCGCAATGATGGGGATGGGCATGGGGGCCATCGGCAATCTGGTGCAGCCCACCCCGGCCACGCCTGGCGTCGGCGGGGTGGCCGCTCCAGCAACGGCAGCGGCCCCCGATCCCGCCGTCCAGCTCACTCAGTACAAGAAGATGCTCGATGATGGGCTCATCAATGATGCGGACTTCGACGCGCTCAAGAAGAAGATTCTCGGGCTGTAA
- a CDS encoding MarR family winged helix-turn-helix transcriptional regulator, with amino-acid sequence MGAARNSAETDDTDLACAGGLVGALLDAARAVSAEVEARAGDAHMTVAQALLARHFAHSYPGIPMTEVAARSGMTTPAITQMLRRMTQRGMVRRSESQTDGRAVLVRLTESGQREFRAISARLLALDRELGRRAEVSPNELALILSRLAPPPAG; translated from the coding sequence ATGGGTGCCGCACGCAACTCAGCGGAAACCGACGACACCGACCTTGCCTGCGCAGGCGGACTTGTGGGTGCGCTTCTCGACGCGGCGCGCGCGGTGTCGGCCGAGGTCGAGGCACGCGCGGGAGACGCCCACATGACGGTCGCTCAAGCCCTGCTCGCCCGACACTTCGCCCATAGTTATCCTGGAATTCCGATGACAGAAGTTGCCGCTCGGTCAGGCATGACAACACCCGCAATCACGCAGATGCTGCGGCGGATGACCCAGCGCGGAATGGTCAGACGATCCGAGAGCCAGACAGACGGCCGCGCCGTCTTGGTGCGACTCACGGAGAGCGGTCAGCGTGAGTTCCGCGCGATCTCGGCACGACTCCTGGCGCTTGACCGTGAGCTTGGCCGACGCGCGGAGGTGAGCCCCAACGAGTTGGCCTTGATCCTTTCGCGCCTCGCGCCACCGCCAGCCGGATAG
- a CDS encoding MFS transporter, with product MTDDNLTTSATIDPKALGSKRWWALAAIALGVSLVIMDATVVNVSLPVIIGDINLSSTQAEWINAVYSLVFASLLLVSGRASDIWGRRRFLITGVVIFMIASVFAGAADSGATLIAARVLQGIGAAFLLPATLSSLNAIFVGRERAIAFAVWGSTIGGMAAMGPLVGGWLTTNATWRWAFWMNIPLGLIVVALAVWAVPESRDGSTRRSLDIGGALLSAAGLGVLVFGLIEGESYGWWTRADGSASPIPFAIAAGIVIMVFFVLRLARRGAAGKTVLVDLGLFHIPTFRYGAIAALVVAMGEFGLLFTLPLVLQNALGYSALGTGALVAALAVGTFFSSGMTPQLTRRLGARAIVRVGLAAEAIAIGGLALTVSSSVSGLTVASFLFLYGFGVGLATAQLTSVILADVPVEESGQASGLQSTVRQLGSSLGVAVLGTLLIVSLGHITERNLANAGVSSGQAAPIAAAVRDSLGAAIPPLVAHAATAQEGAAASDAMITATRITTGVASAILLLGLAATLALPREGKGEGRARAGGTYDRDADGAGAGAGAADDANRADAGDATGEPAKSL from the coding sequence ATGACTGACGACAACCTGACAACCTCTGCCACGATTGATCCCAAGGCGCTCGGCTCCAAGCGCTGGTGGGCCCTCGCGGCGATCGCCCTGGGCGTGTCCCTAGTCATCATGGATGCGACCGTCGTGAACGTATCGCTGCCCGTGATCATCGGCGACATCAACCTCAGCTCCACACAGGCCGAGTGGATCAACGCCGTCTACTCGCTCGTCTTCGCGTCGCTCCTCCTCGTGTCCGGTCGCGCAAGCGACATCTGGGGCCGACGGCGGTTCCTGATCACCGGCGTGGTGATCTTCATGATCGCTTCCGTGTTCGCGGGAGCCGCCGATTCGGGTGCAACGCTCATCGCTGCCAGGGTCCTCCAGGGCATCGGTGCGGCGTTCCTGCTCCCCGCGACACTCTCAAGCCTCAATGCGATCTTTGTGGGCAGGGAGCGCGCCATCGCCTTCGCCGTGTGGGGATCCACGATCGGCGGCATGGCGGCAATGGGCCCGCTCGTGGGTGGCTGGCTCACCACAAATGCGACGTGGCGCTGGGCCTTCTGGATGAACATTCCGTTGGGACTGATCGTCGTGGCGCTCGCGGTGTGGGCCGTTCCGGAGAGCCGCGACGGCTCCACCCGAAGGTCCCTCGACATCGGTGGGGCCCTGCTCTCGGCCGCCGGGCTTGGCGTCCTCGTCTTCGGTCTCATTGAAGGTGAGAGCTACGGATGGTGGACCAGAGCCGACGGCTCCGCCTCGCCGATCCCCTTCGCCATCGCGGCGGGCATCGTGATCATGGTCTTTTTCGTCTTGCGCCTCGCCAGGCGTGGCGCCGCAGGCAAGACCGTGCTCGTTGACCTCGGCCTGTTCCACATCCCGACGTTCAGGTACGGCGCGATCGCGGCGCTCGTGGTCGCGATGGGGGAGTTCGGGCTGCTGTTTACCCTGCCGCTCGTGCTCCAAAACGCGCTCGGCTACTCCGCGTTGGGCACCGGTGCATTGGTCGCCGCGCTCGCCGTGGGTACCTTCTTCTCGTCGGGAATGACGCCGCAGCTCACTCGCAGGCTCGGTGCGCGCGCCATCGTGCGCGTGGGTCTGGCGGCGGAGGCTATTGCGATCGGCGGGCTGGCGTTGACGGTGTCGTCGAGCGTCTCCGGCCTCACGGTCGCATCCTTCCTGTTCCTCTATGGCTTCGGTGTGGGGCTCGCGACCGCTCAGCTGACGTCCGTCATCCTGGCCGATGTTCCCGTCGAGGAGTCCGGACAGGCGTCGGGCCTGCAGTCGACGGTCCGCCAACTCGGGTCATCGCTTGGTGTCGCGGTGCTCGGGACTTTGCTCATCGTGTCGCTGGGCCACATCACGGAGCGCAACCTCGCCAACGCGGGCGTGTCGAGCGGCCAGGCCGCCCCGATCGCCGCTGCCGTGCGCGACAGCCTCGGTGCGGCGATCCCGCCACTGGTCGCTCACGCGGCGACTGCTCAAGAGGGGGCGGCGGCGTCGGACGCCATGATCACCGCGACCCGCATCACCACCGGCGTCGCATCTGCGATCCTGCTCCTCGGCCTTGCGGCGACGCTCGCCCTTCCGCGCGAAGGCAAGGGTGAGGGCCGCGCAAGGGCGGGAGGAACGTACGATCGCGACGCGGATGGTGCTGGCGCGGGTGCTGGCGCGGCTGATGACGCGAATCGTGCTGACGCGGGCGATGCCACCGGAGAACCTGCAAAGAGTCTCTGA
- a CDS encoding MFS transporter, which yields MSSLDPPVLTPTRTRMALFALALGGFGIGTTEFVAMGLLPNIARDLLPHLWATNQADALAKAGIVISAYAAGVVVGAPTIAAMAARFPRKTLLAWLTVAFTVGTIASALAPTFATVVIFRFVAGLPHGAYFGVAALAAAKLMGSEKRGQAVAFVLSGLTIANVVGVPAITYLGQHTSWRVAYLAVAGIFALTTVAILAVVPHQDGDPHATVARELGAFKRPAVWFALLTGALGFGGFFAVYTYVSPMVTEITGSPERLVPAALITLGVGTTIGNVIGGKLADHGALRAVLWLFGALTVAFFAVIVLSPTLPGLLVALFLVGLAASAISPAIQTRLMDVAGDAQTMAAAVNHASLNVGNSLGAFLGGAVIAAGWGYLAPTWVGLALVVPGVIFALAGWFVTRGRAGIGQRDVSGTTPDDGDEAEILAAASAPLGS from the coding sequence ATGTCCTCGCTTGACCCGCCCGTGCTTACCCCCACACGCACCAGGATGGCCCTGTTCGCCCTGGCCCTCGGTGGCTTCGGCATCGGCACCACCGAGTTTGTCGCGATGGGCCTACTTCCCAACATCGCACGGGACCTCCTTCCGCACCTGTGGGCCACCAACCAGGCGGACGCTCTCGCCAAGGCGGGCATTGTGATCTCCGCGTATGCGGCAGGGGTCGTCGTGGGAGCCCCCACGATTGCCGCCATGGCCGCACGGTTTCCGCGCAAGACGCTGCTGGCGTGGCTCACCGTCGCCTTCACGGTGGGCACGATCGCTTCGGCCCTCGCGCCGACTTTCGCGACCGTCGTCATCTTCCGCTTCGTCGCGGGACTCCCGCACGGCGCGTACTTCGGGGTGGCGGCGCTCGCGGCCGCCAAGCTCATGGGTTCCGAGAAGAGGGGCCAGGCGGTCGCGTTTGTTCTTTCCGGCCTGACGATCGCCAACGTCGTGGGTGTTCCGGCGATCACCTACCTTGGTCAGCACACGTCGTGGAGGGTTGCCTACCTCGCGGTGGCGGGCATCTTTGCCCTGACCACGGTCGCGATCCTTGCAGTGGTTCCGCACCAGGACGGCGATCCGCACGCGACCGTCGCCCGCGAGCTTGGTGCCTTCAAGCGCCCCGCGGTCTGGTTCGCGCTGCTCACCGGCGCGCTCGGCTTCGGCGGGTTCTTCGCGGTCTACACGTATGTGTCGCCCATGGTCACCGAGATCACTGGCTCTCCCGAACGGCTTGTGCCCGCCGCGCTGATCACTCTCGGCGTCGGGACGACCATCGGCAACGTCATCGGCGGCAAGCTCGCCGACCACGGCGCGCTGAGGGCCGTCCTGTGGCTCTTTGGCGCCCTCACCGTTGCGTTCTTCGCGGTCATCGTGTTGTCGCCGACCCTGCCAGGACTTCTGGTGGCCCTGTTCCTCGTGGGTCTGGCCGCGTCGGCCATCTCGCCTGCAATCCAGACGCGCCTGATGGACGTCGCGGGCGATGCCCAAACCATGGCAGCAGCGGTGAACCACGCCTCGCTCAATGTGGGCAACTCGCTCGGGGCATTCCTGGGCGGCGCCGTGATCGCGGCAGGGTGGGGCTACCTCGCGCCGACGTGGGTGGGGCTTGCGCTCGTGGTGCCTGGCGTGATTTTTGCGCTCGCGGGTTGGTTCGTGACGCGCGGCCGTGCCGGGATTGGGCAACGTGACGTGAGTGGCACGACGCCAGACGACGGCGACGAGGCCGAAATCCTCGCGGCGGCCAGTGCCCCGTTGGGTTCGTAG
- a CDS encoding DUF4396 domain-containing protein: MSTGFPLWMTILATASLVIAGACAAAVAVDVHRRPQPMAVMNLAFPVVTLFGSVPWALFYRRYRRAPLRLEGAGGHEGNAHHDTSHQDTPRHDTPRHDTAHAAVATEPPQWISIATSTSHCGAGCAIGDVIAEFGVALIPALAVVVGKGAFFERDMYAAWIWDFVFAFAIGIALQYFAIAPMRNQPWRRSLADAIKADTASIISWQVGMYGLMALIQLALFPHAFGGTASVFSAEFWFAMQWAMITGFAFAFPVNALLIRRGVKEAM, translated from the coding sequence ATGTCCACCGGATTCCCGCTGTGGATGACGATCCTTGCCACGGCCTCGCTCGTCATAGCGGGAGCGTGCGCGGCGGCCGTCGCCGTCGACGTGCACCGCAGGCCACAACCGATGGCCGTCATGAACCTGGCCTTTCCCGTGGTCACGCTCTTTGGCTCCGTGCCGTGGGCCCTGTTCTATCGGCGCTACAGGAGAGCCCCCCTCCGCTTGGAAGGCGCTGGCGGGCATGAGGGAAACGCGCACCACGACACCTCTCACCAAGACACCCCTCGCCATGACACCCCTCGCCATGACACTGCGCACGCCGCTGTCGCAACGGAGCCCCCCCAGTGGATATCGATCGCGACGAGCACGTCGCACTGCGGTGCCGGCTGCGCGATAGGAGACGTGATCGCGGAGTTCGGCGTGGCACTCATCCCGGCTCTGGCGGTGGTGGTCGGCAAGGGCGCGTTCTTCGAGCGTGACATGTACGCCGCCTGGATTTGGGACTTCGTGTTCGCCTTCGCCATTGGCATTGCGCTGCAGTACTTCGCCATCGCGCCGATGCGGAATCAGCCGTGGCGCCGCTCCCTCGCCGACGCGATCAAGGCCGACACCGCGTCGATCATCTCGTGGCAAGTGGGCATGTACGGGCTCATGGCGCTCATTCAGCTTGCGCTGTTCCCCCACGCATTCGGCGGCACCGCCTCCGTCTTCTCGGCCGAGTTTTGGTTCGCGATGCAGTGGGCCATGATCACGGGGTTCGCCTTCGCCTTTCCCGTCAACGCCCTGCTGATCAGGCGCGGTGTCAAGGAAGCCATGTAG
- a CDS encoding TetR/AcrR family transcriptional regulator produces the protein MPRIDAPTVVEHHQMRRGALLAAGIEILGTEGPSGLTHSALGEAAGIARTSVYQYFPSRDELVDAVIDHAFSLASAHLSATVEQAASPVDRVAAYVTHAVARASDATHRVFASIPGDRLSPAQEERLAELHRAALAPLRDALTELGVPDPSLTASLIDAMVQAASRHILAGEDPASVTPALVNAVVSGPLARN, from the coding sequence ATGCCCCGCATTGACGCCCCCACCGTCGTCGAACATCACCAGATGCGTCGCGGCGCGCTTCTTGCGGCGGGCATCGAAATACTGGGCACCGAGGGGCCCTCGGGTCTCACACACTCCGCATTGGGCGAAGCGGCAGGCATCGCCCGCACGAGCGTCTACCAATACTTTCCATCGCGCGATGAGCTCGTGGATGCGGTGATCGACCATGCGTTCTCGTTGGCCAGCGCCCACCTGTCGGCCACCGTCGAGCAGGCCGCGAGCCCCGTGGATCGCGTCGCGGCCTACGTCACGCACGCCGTCGCGCGTGCGTCCGATGCGACTCACCGCGTCTTCGCCTCGATCCCTGGTGATCGACTCAGCCCCGCGCAGGAAGAGCGACTCGCCGAGCTTCACCGAGCGGCGCTCGCCCCGCTGCGGGACGCCTTAACGGAACTTGGGGTCCCCGACCCGTCGCTCACGGCTTCGCTCATTGACGCGATGGTCCAGGCGGCGTCGCGGCACATCCTGGCCGGAGAAGACCCCGCGTCGGTCACGCCAGCGCTCGTCAACGCCGTCGTCTCGGGACCGCTCGCTCGAAACTAG